GCCTAGAGGCCAAACCTCCAAAACCCTCGACGGGAAGATACTTTATTGAAGTCCAAAAGAAGAGGAGAACCTTTCTCTGCTCAGCTGACATGCACCCAACAATCTGCaggaatgaaagaaaacaaattttaaattggtaTGAATCAAATCTCATAAACCGAGGTTCATCCTCATAATATTCGAGTAGTAACAACCAAGTCCCCAAGTCCACCTTAGGAACAATTAGGTAATCCAGATACTTTGTTTGCTTGCTTTCTCCACCTGTGTCTTTTACAGAAAATTGCAGTAATCCGAGCCCCAGGAGCATGTTAAAATGGATCCTTGCGTAGCTTATTACCCAATTCATATTCACAGAAAGTGAAATGCAATGGCACAACACTACTAAATGCAAAAGGAGGGTAGCTCTAGATGTGCATGTATGCTCAAACTATCGATTTGTCGGAGCAGAATAAATAAGACTTATCTTATGGCACTGTTCAACTTGTTTGGTTATCTACTTGAACAAAACTTAGCACCTCTCAACAGAAAAAtcttttcttaagttttgtagAATGACAGATGAGGTGACATAATATCTCCATGATGACTATAGATGATCAAAATCAAAAGACTGCAACCTCTCCAAACAGCACAACCGACAGCAGGGTATAGCTTTTTAGAATTGCTTTCGTGGATAAATTCCTATACCCAGAATCAAAGCATTTAGTTTTTAGCCTGCAAAATGCTCTTCACAGAAACCAACAGTTCTtcattgttaattcttattccACCTACAAATATGATAACGGTGTGAGCCAAGGGCGGCAACAGGTCCACATCCTAATATTAGCCTCTAAATTTGCTCCGTGCTGGAATTTCTGGAGGAAAACAAAGATAAACCAATTCTAAAAAGTAATTGCTTCTCTCTATCCAAGCATTGAGCAATCAAAGAAGACTACGAACAATTGTTTATGGAACTTTTTGTTCGTTTTCCATTACCTTCTCATACTCAAGCATCAAAGAAATATCAAAGGGTATCATTTTTACCATCCTAGTATAGACAAGATAGAGAATATCATAGAGCTTAAAATCATAGTTAAATCATATCATTAGAGTAAAAAGGACGACAACCCCTCTAGATTGCCTATATTGGATATCCCTCacccttattttgaaaaaaaaaaacagtaaccCACTAGCTTTTTAGTGCTATTTGGCACACCTATGTATGACCCTATCTAGTCAAAAAGTATCTGAAAGTTGTCGATGTTGCACAAAATGAGAAATTTAcaaccaaaatacccttctaaaGTAAGCTACTATTCACTAATTATGCATATCTTTTTCTCACACACATTGTTTAGCTTTAGAAGCTAAAATTCTAGTTCCTTTTTCAAGCATCTTTGGCTAAtgcttaattatatattaacttCAATAATCCAGACCTTATATTAAAaggtagaaggaaaaagaaattaatggaAGTACCTTTTTCTAGATAAGTGGAAATGCCTAGTCTAACATGTCATATTAAAGTGCCTAaaggtcaatgaagtgggttaAAGCCTCAGGTTCAAATCCCAGCAGAGACaaaaatactaggtgatttcttccttGTTGTCCTAGCCTTTGGGAACATAGTTACGTGTTGCTGGCAGGTACcccatggaattagtcgagATGCGCACAATTGGCCCGGACACATggttattaaatatatatatatgtatataacctagtatatatatatatatatataagcttGTATTCTCTCTATTAATATAAACTCAAAGATTTGCACATTGAAAATTATGTTTATTGGCATATGTAGGCAATCATCATTTTTTGCACGTATAAGTTGTAAGATGGACTAAATTTGTTTCGAAGTTggatctttctttctctttcacaTAGTCTTCAATTATTAAGCACAAAGGGCATATTGGCCATACCATACTCGCTTGCACACTTTTTAGCAAAAGGGTCTAACAAAGGTGTCACTTAGTTTCACAAAGCAGTAAGGTATCTGTAACTTAAGTGGTTTAGCAAGGGTGTCCCTGTAGCTTATCCTAatattaattaagtttattatattatatgtcaAAGAGAATTTGCTAAGAAACTACAGAAGTAAAAACAAACAGTGTAGTTTCAAGCGAATTATCTAGTGATATAAATAGGCATAGAAGTGAAACGGGCTCTTCCTTAATGTTTCTCCTTCAACAGTGGCCATTTGATTCAGAATCTCTTaggaaaaccaaaaaagaaatattaggAAGGTACAGTCCCTCATCCCCaccaggaaaaaaaaaatctccctTCTCCGAAAAGAAGAAGTAAACAcataaagagaagaaagaagaaaatatagatttttgccTGGTGCAATACCTTTGAAAAGAATCAAGCTTCTATACAGAATGTTAACAGAGGAAAGACTGACatgaaacaaaagaaatgaAGTCTCCAAATAAAGGAAATGTACAAACTGCAAGACTAGAAACAGAACATACCTTCCAAAACCATGCTATTTGAGGATCACTTTCTTTATAGCCATTATAATCAGTATGTGCTTTCCAGTCTTCCACAGAAACAGCAGTTTCACTCCCGTGGAGCATCCAATCAAGATCTTCAAGATCTAAGCTCTGGAAAAAGGATTTCTGGAGCCTTACGGTAGTTATAATGTCAGCAAAACCTTGAGCAAAATGAGCTACCTGCTCAGCAATGGATGTGACAAAGCGGTGCTGAATAAGAAGCTCAACATACTGCTTCCTATTTTTACTATTCACCATGGTACTTTTCCCATCAGGGCACAGCTCGACAACCTTCCTGGATCCTAACTCTTCTACTTCACGAACAAATGTCAAACCAAGAGTATCTTGATCTACCATCTCCGGATCCATCTCCAATATCTGCCTGCAGCTGCTGTACAAGAATGGATCTGCATCCCTTATGTCATCCAAGGAAATACTCTTGCCCGACAATTGTAAGAAGAACACGCGGTCAAAGACAATGCCAACTTGTATTTTATGCATCAAGGCCAAAGCAATTACCCTGCCAGAGAAGCTAAAATACTCAAGGTGCAATGGGTCCACCTTTGACGCTGCAATACGAATATGTAGAATGTCAATAAGGCCCCAATAATAAGAGTAGTATCAGTGTcttgcaaaataaaaaaaaaattccaacaaaACATAGGCATTGCAAGTTCATCCAAATAAATGGAAACAATGATGATGAATGAAAATTGTCAGCTTGTCCAACCACAtatctcaaaaagaaaagaaaatgacactATGACTTGGAAGTACTCCATATATAGTGCAATACAAAGAAAAGTGGACCATGAATTTCTAACTTTGTCTAAGAAAGTTTGCTGGCTAAGGATCAGCATGGTCATCCATCAGCCAGAATGTTGAACTCTATATCAGTGTTTCCCAGCATTTATCTGATTCCCCGCAGAAGACAACCAGATGGGAACTTCAGAAGAAAATCACGAAGAGGACAAGAAGAGTAtttaaatcaagaaaacaaaataatatttagttattgCATGTTAGAATACCTACCACTAACTGATTTGGAATTGGTGCAATTGATTTATTTGGAGCCAGAATAGCTGAATCTCCTCAAGTTTAAACGAAAATAATTATGAGCTACACATTAAATACTGGAATCTTTTAGTTTCTCTGCACAGATAGGGACCTGGACAGGCAGGAGAAGCCCTGATCCCACCTTCAAATATTTGGAAAATGATACATTGGTTATCAATCAGCAATTGTTGAAGATAATTCAAACCTAATGTAGGTCAAAATTGCTAAAACAAGATGGGGGAAATACTATGAACAAAGATTAAAAGATTCTAAATTAAGACAACTAGCTCGCCAAGTGAACTTCTAACCCCCTCACGCAAATTGGTCCACATAGTAACTACCTACCTATTtacatatataactaatttgTGGACTGACGAAAGACTTGGTGAATATTTTTACAAGataatcatttaattttacaaattttaatgACTATGTCTCTGGTGTAACTCTTCTCCAACAAAATCAAAGTCGATTTCCTTGTGTTTGGTCCTTCCATGGAAGGTCGAATTTGATGCAATACGAAGTGCAACTTGACTATCACAGAAGTTTTATCTAACTAGTCCTTGAACTTGATACCAATACGAAGAGACTTTAAGGATATGACTACATGACAAGGACGACACAAATGTAAAAGGGCCTTAAGTCTAACAATAAGAGCTCAATCAGTGATGCTTGAGTTATGCACACGTTATCGGTTTGAGCCCTACTGCAAATAAAATCTTGCTATTTAAATGGAAAATGGTAGAGGGGTGGGCCCATCATCCATCGAGTTTCAAACCGTGCCACTAGTCCTTGGAGATTTCTTGATTTTAAGGGGAAAAAAACGTACAAAGGCTTAAGAGCAAATATTGACAACTCAAAAAGATACCAAGACGATGATTACGATAAAAACGAACACTTAATAGCCCTTCAAAGATAATGTAGAGGACACAGTTTTGCAATAAAAGGAGGATTGAATCAGAACTTGTATACCATGACCTTGAGGAGGAGACATAGGAAATGTACACATAGGATCCATTTGTTGCGGGTCATGTACGACCACAAAAAAGTCAATATGGTCAACCTaggaagaggatatgaagaattACCTGAAGAAGATGGCATTGGCAAACATAATGTACCATACAAATAAGTTGAGGGCAAAAAAGCGATTGGGTTCATACCTTCATGTGGCTTGAAGCAAAAAGCATGATGAAGCACACACTTCTTCGAAGTAAAGTGTACAAGTTATACAAGTAAAAATCACCAAACACATATTTATCGTGCAATCTATTGATCAAATTgcaattaaaataactaatttcaaaCATCCAATAAACAATAACGATGATATTCCAACTCATCAAAGTTAAGATTCAAGTAAAGCTAGAGTATACTTTCCTTGTAACATGTTTTTGATGGTGGCCAGCATTGagaatgctgaagaatacaacagtactaattctcaaaaaagATTCAAAGAACAGACTGATTTTCATTAGGATAGCCTCACACATCATTGTGTGAAGTCTTACACTTATCTAAAACACACGGCCAAAACCATGAAGCGGTAACCCCTTGATTAATTGCTTCATCGCTTTAAGACACGAAGTGATGACTTCTAATAACACTAAGCAATGGTAATCCTTACTAAATGGATAACAACAAGGAAATAGACACTTAAGAATAGGGTTCTTCACAGTTCAAATCCCACTCTCAACAGCTTTAGCATTATTCAATTCTCAAAAAGAGAGTAAGGGTCTTTACAGTTCAgtttttacataaaaatattaggAATGCAAGTTCAATTCATTCAATCCACTAAAGCAATGTACAAAGTGTCAAATGCAAATACAATATCCACATATAGAACTTTGAAATCAAATACTATCAAAATGTGAAGATATGCGagtttatatagaaaaaaatgtcaGATGAATTTAAAATGAAGGCAAGAAAAGCTTACCTGGATTTGGAAAGAACCTTCTGCGGTCATTTGGACAAGCAACAAACAGTGCATTCTGAGGGTTGAAGATTGCTCGACATACCAAGAAAAACCACTCCCTCAAGACGCCAGGCCCCGTAGCTTCTTCACTCTTGAACTCCATAAACAAGCCACCACGTAATGACTCAGGATCTGCATGTGCAATGTACTCAAAAGATTCTGAGAGCAACTGAGAGCGGTCAATGAGCATCTCGTGAAGCTCCTCGTACTCGTCCTTCACTTCTGGAAGCATCATCATAGCCAGATACCTCCTCACCTCAAAATTAGTCACTTCCTTGTGCTCCAAAATCCACCGATGATCTTCAGATCGTTTGGCAAATCTAACAATCAGAAAACACAAAGAAACTTTTCTTTGCCTCATTCTATTCCAAAATTCATCCTCCGAgtccttataaagttttgaTATAGCATTTATCTCCTTCAGAATTGCAAAATACTGGGACCACCCGGATACAAGAGGCTCAccttctcctttctctttcaATGCTAAAGATTCTTCCATTTTCTTTAGACATAGCTCTAATTTCTCCAGCAAATCAAAGTAAATATCATGCAAACATTTAATCTGCTGTCTGTAATACAACATCTCAAATCTTTTGCTTTCCTCCTCACTGGTGCCTTCCTCCTGCAACGGGAAAGCGATTGGACTGCAAATCGCTACATGATCCCCTATCAAATTCATGATAGGACCTATAAATGCAGTAAAATCACGCACATCACTCGAAGAAGGCCCCATTGCGGTGTCTGATCCCACACTTGATTCTAAAGCATGTGATAGCTTAGCTGCTAGTTCGCGAACAAATGGGAAAATGTCTTGCAATTCCATTACATCCTTACCATCAGTCTTCTTACTCTCCCAACTTACAACCCCAACAGACTCTACTATACCCCCTAAACTACTCCGACAAAGAGCATATAAAGAATCATCAACACCAGCAGACCTACTAAGCAACTTACAGAATTCTAAAATTATAGGAGCACATTGCGTATATATAGGATTAGGCAAAACAGTCTTACTCGAATTAATAAATTGACGAATCGATTCATCAGCAGTATCTTTGTTCACTTTAGCTTGAGACATATACAGCATCACCAAAGCTGCCGGGGCGCACGAAGATAGGAAAATCTGAAGGTGCTCGGCGGATTTTTCAGTAGCATTTCGAGGTGTCATAGTAAGAAACTCAATCAGTCTAGTCTTTATACGATTCGAAGGGCGAGGATTACCACTCTTACACAGATCAAAAATCTGAGAAACCAAGTCATTTATCAGCTGCCATGCTTGTGGATGCCCTGTGCTCCGCATTCGTCCAACCAATTGCAATCCAGCATCATTTTGAATGTCGCAGCCGGCTAACGTTTGCTCCCACTGTAGCTGCTTCCCTCTGTAGATTAATCTCTGCTCAGTTATGGGCATTCCGGTAATGAACTGGATTTTCTCATGAATTGATTTTACTGAGTCAGTAGACTCAGCTTGAAGCACCAAAGTATTCCCGCCGGATAACAACCTGACAAAAAACTGAAGACGACCCAGAAACCTAGTTGACTGAGTGAACACCGacgatgaagatgaagatgacgATGACGGAAGCTGTTGGGGCGATGATGAAGCTGAGTCAGAGCTGTTGTTTTGATGATGACGTGTAGGGGAATCGGTGAAAGAGGTAAGGACAGATTGGTCTTTTCTCATCCTGACGGCGGAGTGTACTAAGTATAGTTCCGATGAAACAGCGTCTTCGTCGGCGGCATAATCTTCAAGCTTCCGTTTGGGATTAACGCCGGTCATTGAAATTCCGGGGTTTTACTCCATAGAAGAATCATAACACCAAAATTCACCAAATAAAAAACTAAACCCACTATTTTTTTCTGCTGAGTTCAAAACTTTCCTCAATCAAAACTGAAAACAacaagaggaagaagaagaagatgaagaggagaGAGAAAGTGTAGAGAGAGAAAATGGAGAGtgagaaaaaaatgtttgagaagaagaagagaaaatgaaaatgaaaatgaaaagaaaagaaaaaagcttTTTGTTACGCTAAGTATTGTGAAATGACCAAAATAGGTTTCCCGCGAGCTACatgctttttcctttttcagttACTAGcacataaatatttatctcCCGTTCACTTTTACGTGTCCATTTTAGACTTTAcgcctattttattttattaattttctatatAAGTTATGACCAATTTTGAGGTTTATAAACTTGATCTCAACCTCTAATTTTAGATAtgcacttaaatttgtatatttatctTATACGACGTTCAGGAGTCACCTTATCCTAACGGGAATCTTTTTTTggcagaaaattatattatttatacatggttaaaataattttttatgtttatatagtaTATCCAACCACCTTTGGCAACTTTGTATGTCTATTTctacagattttgaaccccttattGAAAATTATGACTCCGCCACCGACGACGTTGTATACAGTAATTTGAGTTTTACGTGGCTTTCAACGTATACTATACCACGTAGGACGGTAtgtttacttgtttaattttatataattttgagtGTTTATTTATGTATACCTGAAAATGGAGAGCATAAATATCaaatgaaatcaaattaaaatatatatttaagtatttATGCCTTTTTATTAGTAGTGAATATAGTTATATTTGGTAATTTGTTCATTAAATTTCTGTATCGAGGTTTTGTAAATCATATCTCGTAGTACTGATTTTTGATTTGCAATATCCTGactttaattaattgaattaaacATTCCACTTTACAGAATgttcattttcttaaataaaaataatcaactttttttatattgcaaaaaagtaataaaaataagtgAATCAATACAAGTATAGAGAGATATTCAAAATctcttttcttgatagatttttgattttatatttttgagaataaaagaaaattattgaaaacatcCGCTTATAATGGATTCTATAATATGCAAGTTTGAATTTGGAGATTTTTTGATCGGtctttgattttatatttttgaaaataaaagaaaattattgaaaCATCCACTTATAATGGACTCTATAAATACAAGTTTGAATTTAGTCAAATTTCAATAGAAATATCGAATATCGATagtgcaaaaataaaaatttctttttccCATTGTTGGACTTGTTCACATTAGGGGCCTTTTGGAACTTTCCACCGACATGCAATATGACAACactattacatatttttaaaaaaaaaaaactaacactCGATATATATGAACCAaagcaacaaaagaagaaaaaaaaaaggaaaataacgTGATACAAGGTACATATTTTGtttttgataattataatattcGTGTCAACTTGCGTGAACCTGAAACGATTCAATTACAATAAGCATTTGGCATTTTCGTCAGCTAATAGGGattatttgaatatttaatGTTCAAAATTGAAACAGGTTGTTTATAATacaaaaacttttattttcatatatatataaatccaaATTTTGAAGGTCGAAGGAATCATTAGGTCACAATTTCATATTCATCTTCGTATTGAAAATTTATAACGAAAAGGATTTTacctttttgttttgttatttgaGTCGTTGTTTGACGTAGATTAACGAGTTAAATGTATGTATTGCAATGTGAATGTATGGTGCTCGGTCCGTGTAGTTAATAAACGAGGCATTACCCCTCTTTTTGAAttcaaagtatattttttacAGATTGATCGAGTAAAAATGATAGTAATTAAAAGAGATTTTGAAAAGAatagaaattgatttttatgtataatattaCTATTGGCCCCCAAATTTTACTTTAGTTGAGTCCTCACTTTTTGTTCAAAGTGCATTTCTTCTTTACACACTCAAAAAGCACAgatgaaaattatatatgtattgtaTAAGTTAACTAATTAAAGTCAACTCATAAGATTACTTTTCTAGAAGAACTTTTATACCGATAAGTATTCATTCATTCTTAATACATCAAATATTTTGGACTCTAATATTTTGGATTTAGAATTGTTTTTATTAGAGAATGTTCTAcccttaatatatttttttttacacaaattcaaatttaattgagCTTTAATATGAATGTATTAGGTTagaaaaccaaaataaaaataaaaaactaaacatGACTTTAAAAATAGAGCtagaattttaattataaatttgacataaattaattttaaaagtggAGGGGGAACAAAAGAGGTGAAAGGAagatactttatttatttattttttattattattcatttaaaatttgatattcgTATTAGAACTGGTTAATTCGAATTTGAGccatataaaatttatttttaaaaaaatattctttaaaaaaatattttttatattcaaaactcATGCTTAAGATAAAACAatcttattcattcattcacaACCGATCGTTTTTATGCCAAAGAGATATTTTTTCTACCTTCTTTACTTctagttttattttcttccatttGCATATTATGCTATCttacaattttctctctctttttgtttctttttaaaatgcATGCAATATGTATGAAATTGGGTCATATTATAagagtttttcttcttcttctttttatcaaccatcttcttgaaaaaaaataaaaatataatagaactcaaaactctttttgggtcaaatttaagcaattaaaatttattaatatcttGCTTTAAGGAGGAATTTAAGTAAAAatgtaatataaaaatgaattaaaaagttaattattaGGTATACAAAACAAAGTATATATGACCAATTGACCATATTAAGTCAAAAGGCAAATGTGAACATGTTCAtcctatttgatattttttcaaaaatataaagttgATTTCTATTTTAATCGATTTATTATATAGCAAGTCGATAAAGTGAGGTTTAATTGCAACTTGGAGCCCAAGATATAACATTTATCTATATTGATGTACTAACAAAGGATTTTTAACCTGGGATATATTTAGGAGAATTTATGTAATTGGGCATATTTCAcgatcatatatattattattaggtCTAATCCATCGATGGCCCTCTAAAGTTGGTACGAAGTTTCACTTACATCAACTAGGCGATGTTCATTTTAAACCCCTTATGTTGGATCtcgttgtgtcattttgacacttttcgCTAACATGGCATGGTGAGTGTAATACACTCAAAGTCAGCGCGTGAAatgtttttttatcaaaaaattatttttaaaacactgttcatcttcttccttcttttttttgtgattATCTCATCCACCACACACCATCAACCCACCGTTGTTGTATTATCGCCATTAATCTTATTAAAATCGaagcaatttttaattttacagATCTGAAAATCACCACAACCATCATCTTCttctcattctttttctttagatCCAACAATTAAATTTCAGTGCCACGAAATAATTACTCTATTTCTTGTTCATATATTTGAATCCTCTGCACATACgagaaatgcaaaaaaaaaaacaattcttcCATTGTTAGTTATAACTGATTCTTTTTAgaagtaaagaagaaaaaaaaattatgcttttataaattaattttttcaatgttattaaattctttttaaaatgtttcTTGAAATGACGATAGAGTGAAAAAAGGGTTGAGGTTGGGGTGGGTGGGGGTAAAGAGGATGGACGATCTAGTGGGGGTGGAGGAGCGGTTGGGGTTGAGATGGGTGGAGTGGAGAAGACGCCTGGATTGGTTGGGTGAAGAAGACAAGGGTGAGTTTCTTGATGAAAATAAGAAGTgatgaatttcttttttaaaaaatatttattatttgagtttGAAATGTCACATGTCATCAAATCAGtggttatttttctttttacttaaaagtcattagtttagaattattttttatatatatgacatgTGTCTTTGTTTAATTTGTTACTTTGACGTCATCGGCGAGTGTTTAACACACACTTTATATTTTTGGGTGATTGTTAAAAAAGTGTCCAAATGACACAACAAAACCCTACataaggtgtctaaaatgaacaaaattcaGTTAAAATGTCTAAGTAAAATTTGGtgccaactttaaggggccaccgatgggttagccctatataatattttaaaaatattatatattttatcattaattaagaatttCTTATTATACATTAAGAAAGATACACCTAGTTTTTTGCTTCatgatacactaaaatagggagagaggtgagtgagatGATCAAGTATCGCAGAAACAATATGCAAATGACAgtagatacatgtatgtatatgtatctggtgtgattTACATGTATATAGGATACCAGATATATAGGCAAGTGGCGAGCGATATTTGTTATATATCacagatacatgtgaattcaCTTGGATACAGtgcatttaaaacaaattacacCTTAATTTAGACCCCATATAtcccgagatacatgtatctagacgtatacgtaatattgcaaactaaagTGCATTTAAGTAATTGACTCCTAAACTAGagaaatttatgtaagtttcagTCCTCTTCCATATTActtaaaaaaattgagtcaCCGATTCATGTAAAAGATACTATCATTACCGTCTGG
The DNA window shown above is from Solanum stenotomum isolate F172 chromosome 6, ASM1918654v1, whole genome shotgun sequence and carries:
- the LOC125869365 gene encoding E3 ubiquitin-protein ligase UPL5, with product MTGVNPKRKLEDYAADEDAVSSELYLVHSAVRMRKDQSVLTSFTDSPTRHHQNNSSDSASSSPQQLPSSSSSSSSSVFTQSTRFLGRLQFFVRLLSGGNTLVLQAESTDSVKSIHEKIQFITGMPITEQRLIYRGKQLQWEQTLAGCDIQNDAGLQLVGRMRSTGHPQAWQLINDLVSQIFDLCKSGNPRPSNRIKTRLIEFLTMTPRNATEKSAEHLQIFLSSCAPAALVMLYMSQAKVNKDTADESIRQFINSSKTVLPNPIYTQCAPIILEFCKLLSRSAGVDDSLYALCRSSLGGIVESVGVVSWESKKTDGKDVMELQDIFPFVRELAAKLSHALESSVGSDTAMGPSSSDVRDFTAFIGPIMNLIGDHVAICSPIAFPLQEEGTSEEESKRFEMLYYRQQIKCLHDIYFDLLEKLELCLKKMEESLALKEKGEGEPLVSGWSQYFAILKEINAISKLYKDSEDEFWNRMRQRKVSLCFLIVRFAKRSEDHRWILEHKEVTNFEVRRYLAMMMLPEVKDEYEELHEMLIDRSQLLSESFEYIAHADPESLRGGLFMEFKSEEATGPGVLREWFFLVCRAIFNPQNALFVACPNDRRRFFPNPASKVDPLHLEYFSFSGRVIALALMHKIQVGIVFDRVFFLQLSGKSISLDDIRDADPFLYSSCRQILEMDPEMVDQDTLGLTFVREVEELGSRKVVELCPDGKSTMVNSKNRKQYVELLIQHRFVTSIAEQVAHFAQGFADIITTVRLQKSFFQSLDLEDLDWMLHGSETAVSVEDWKAHTDYNGYKESDPQIAWFWKIVGCMSAEQRKVLLFFWTSIKYLPVEGFGGLASRLYIYKTRESNDRLPSSHTCFFRLCFPPYPSMDVMQDRLHIITQEHVGCSFGTW